Proteins encoded together in one Triticum dicoccoides isolate Atlit2015 ecotype Zavitan chromosome 7B, WEW_v2.0, whole genome shotgun sequence window:
- the LOC119341610 gene encoding polygalacturonase At1g48100-like — protein MAAASLGLPRLMLAMLVLVPLLGVGVDGRNHVHKKPPRAGVSSPHRAGAKVGTVASSPAVPPDDDATPLAPPPGGIVPSDPATPFRPEPCVFDVRAYGATGESTADDTEAFRAAWRAACAVESAVLLVPSDGTFTISTTTFSGPCKPGLVFQVDGVLMPPDGPDCWPPSDNRRQWLVFSGLDGLTLRGTGTIEGNGEEWWNLPCKPHRGPNGSTLHGPCDSPTLIRFFNSCNLAVRGLRVENSPEFHFRFDGCSDVLVDGLFIRSPANSPNTDGIHVENTERVGIYNSKISNGDDCISIGTGSYDVDIQNVTCGPGHGISIGSLGVHNSQACVANVTVRNAVIRNSDNGLRIKTWQGGMGSVSGITFDGVTMENVRNCIIIDQYYCQDKRCMNQSTAVHVTDVSYANVRGSYDVRSAPIHFACSDTVPCTNVTMAEVELLPFSGELVDDPYCWSAYGAQQTPTIPPVSCLQDGVPEALLDNPDLKCR, from the exons ATGGCGGCTGCGAGTCTGGGTCTGCCGCGGTTGATGCTGGCGATGCTTGTACTGGTGCCATTGCTCGGTGTCGGCGTGGACGGGAGGAACCACGTACACAAGAAGCCTCCTCGTGCTGGTGTCAGCTCTCCGCACAGGGCTGGCGCGAAGGTGGGCACGGTGGCGTCGTCGCCGGCCGTTCCACCGGACGACGACGCGACGCCTCTGGCGCCGCCGCCGGGCGGCATTGTCCCGTCTGACCCCGCCACGCCGTTCCGGCCGGAGCCGTGCGTGTTCGACGTCCGGGCGTACGGCGCGACGGGCGAGAGCACGGCGGACGACACCGAGGCCTTCCGGGCGGCGTGGAGGGCGGCCTGCGCCGTCGAGTCGGCCGTGCTGCTGGTGCCGTCCGACGGCACCTtcaccatctccaccaccaccTTCTCCGGGCCGTGCAAGCCCGGCCTCGTGTTCCAA GTGGACGGGGTGCTGatgccgccggacgggccggactgcTGGCCTCCGTCGGACAACCGGCGGCAGTGGCTGGTCTTCTCCGGCCTGGACGGCCTGACGCTGCGCGGCACCGGCACCATCGAAGGGAACGGCGAGGAGTGGTGGAACCTCCCCTGCAAACCCCACAGG GGTCCCAACGGGTCCACGCTGCACGGCCCGTGCGACAGCCCCACG CTGATCAGGTTCTTCAACAGCTGCAACCTGGCGGTGCGGGGCCTGAGGGTGGAGAACAGCCCCGAGTTCCACTTCCGGTTCGACGGCTGCAGCGACGTGCTCGTCGACGGGCTCTTCATCAGGTCCCCGGCCAACAGCCCCAACACCGACGGCATCCACGTCGAGAACACCGAGCGTGTCGGCATCTACAACTCCAAGATCAGCAACG GCGATGATTGCATCTCCATCGGGACCGGGAGCTACGACGTGGACATACAGAACGTAACGTGCGGCCCTGGGCACGGCATAAG CATCGGCAGCCTGGGCGTGCACAACTCGCAGGCGTGCGTGGCGAACGTGACGGTGCGGAACGCGGTGATCCGGAACTCGGACAACGGCCTCCGGATCAAGACGTGGCAGGGCGGCATGGGCTCCGTGTCCGGCATCACCTTCGACGGGGTGACCATGGAGAACGTGCGCAACTGCATCATCATCGACCAGTACTACTGCCAGGACAAGCGGTGCATGAACCAGTCCACCGCCGTGCACGTCACCGACGTCTCCTACGCCAACGTCCGGGGCTCCTACGACGTCCGCAGCGCGCCCATCCACTTCGCCTGCAGCGACACCGTGCCCTGCACCAACGTCACCATGGCCGAGGTCGAGCTGCTGCCCTTCAGCGGCGAGCTCGTCGACGACCCCTACTGCTGGAGCGCCTACGGGGCGCAGCAGACGCCCACCATCCCGCCCGTCTCCTGCCTCCAGGACGGCGTCCCGGAGGCCCTCCTCGACAACCCCGATCTCAAGTGCCGGTGA